From the Limosilactobacillus panis genome, one window contains:
- the guaA gene encoding glutamine-hydrolyzing GMP synthase encodes MANVNLDAFDKIIVLDFGSQYNQLITRRLRDFGVYSELLSHKITADEIKKIKPKGIIFSGGPNSVYDDGAFKVDPAIFKLGIPILGICYGMQLMTYEFGGKVEKADNSEYGRADIKVLDKNAPLFKGLPEKQYVWMSHGDLVTEVPAGFKVTATSKNCPISAIADDERKFYGIQFHAEVRNSEYGLDILRRFAFDVCGAKDNWTMDDFIDLQVDHIRKEVGDKKVILGLSGGVDSSVTAVLIHKAIGDQLTCIFVDHGLLRKNEADQVMNALNRDLGVNIVKVNAADRFLGKLKGVTDPEKKRKIIGKEFIEVFNEEAKKIPDADFLAQGTLYTDVIESGTDTAQTIKSHHNVGGLPKKLGFKLIEPLRKLFKDETRELGEKLGIPHELVWRQPFPGPGLGIRVIGEITPEKLEIVRESDAILREEIKKAGLDEKIWQYFTVLPGIRSVGVMGDGRTYDYAVAIRAVTSIDGMTADFAKIPWDVLQKISVRIVNEVDHVNRILYDVTSKPPSTIEYE; translated from the coding sequence GTGGCAAACGTCAATTTAGATGCATTCGACAAGATTATCGTCCTTGACTTTGGGAGCCAGTACAACCAACTGATTACCCGCCGTTTGCGTGATTTTGGGGTTTATTCGGAACTCCTTTCGCACAAGATTACGGCAGACGAGATTAAGAAGATTAAGCCGAAGGGGATTATTTTCTCGGGGGGACCAAACAGTGTCTATGATGATGGCGCCTTTAAGGTTGACCCCGCAATCTTTAAGCTGGGTATCCCAATCTTAGGGATTTGTTACGGGATGCAGTTGATGACCTATGAGTTTGGCGGCAAGGTCGAAAAGGCGGATAATTCTGAATACGGTCGGGCGGATATCAAGGTTCTAGATAAAAACGCCCCGCTATTCAAGGGCTTGCCAGAAAAGCAATATGTCTGGATGAGTCATGGAGACCTTGTTACCGAGGTTCCGGCTGGTTTCAAGGTTACGGCAACCAGCAAGAACTGCCCAATTTCTGCGATTGCTGATGATGAGCGGAAATTCTATGGGATTCAGTTCCACGCGGAAGTCCGCAATTCTGAATACGGTTTGGACATCCTGCGTCGCTTTGCCTTTGACGTTTGCGGTGCTAAAGATAACTGGACGATGGATGACTTCATTGACCTCCAAGTGGACCACATTCGTAAAGAAGTTGGTGACAAGAAGGTTATCTTGGGCCTATCCGGTGGGGTAGATTCCAGTGTTACCGCTGTTTTGATTCACAAGGCAATTGGTGACCAACTGACTTGTATCTTTGTTGACCACGGTTTGTTGCGGAAGAACGAAGCCGACCAAGTGATGAATGCCTTGAATCGCGACCTTGGTGTTAACATCGTTAAGGTTAATGCCGCGGACCGCTTCCTTGGTAAGCTAAAGGGTGTTACCGATCCCGAAAAGAAGCGGAAGATCATCGGTAAGGAATTCATTGAAGTCTTCAATGAAGAAGCCAAGAAGATTCCGGACGCTGACTTCCTTGCTCAAGGGACCTTGTACACCGACGTGATTGAGTCGGGGACTGATACGGCACAGACGATTAAGTCCCACCATAATGTTGGCGGCCTGCCGAAAAAGCTTGGCTTTAAGCTGATTGAGCCGTTGCGGAAGCTTTTCAAGGATGAAACCCGGGAGCTAGGTGAAAAGCTGGGTATTCCGCACGAATTAGTATGGCGGCAACCATTCCCTGGCCCGGGCCTCGGTATCCGGGTAATTGGCGAAATCACACCGGAAAAGCTGGAAATTGTCCGGGAAAGTGATGCTATTCTTCGGGAAGAAATCAAGAAGGCTGGGCTAGATGAAAAGATTTGGCAATACTTTACTGTTTTGCCAGGAATTCGTTCGGTCGGTGTAATGGGCGATGGCCGCACTTATGACTACGCGGTTGCTATCCGGGCAGTCACTTCCATCGACGGGATGACGGCAGACTTTGCCAAGATTCCGTGGGACGTCCTCCAGAAGATTTCGGTTCGGATCGTAAACGAAGTCGACCACGTCAATCGAATCCTTTACGATGTCACGAGTAAGCCGCCTTCGACAATCGAGTACGAATAG
- the ltrA gene encoding group II intron reverse transcriptase/maturase: MRQSQKTETQADRLSRIGLENRKYTRARSTDYGEGKGMSVTIQDLVLDRNNLNQAYLRVKRNKGAAGIDDMTVNDLLPYLRENKTELITNLREGNYKPAPVKRVEIPKPNGGVRKLGIPTVVDRLVQQAVAQVLTPIFERVFSDNSFGFRPHRGAQDAIAKVVKLYNQGYRRVVDLDLKAYFDNVNHDLMIKYLQQYIDDPWTLRLIRKFLTSGILDHGLFVRSDKGTPQGGPLSPLLANIYLNELDKELTRRGHHFVRYADDCNIYVKSQRAGERVMRSITQFLEKRLKVKVNPDKTKIGSPLRLKFLGFSLGVDRNGAYARPAKQSQQRVKQALRLLTKRNRGVSLTKMFEEIHQKMRGWLQYYSIGKLANFIHRLDQWLRARIRQYIWKQWKKFKTKVVHLQKLGLSYHDAFVFASTRKGYWRTAHSKTLNYSLTNRKLEHLGLINMSKTLQLIQK, from the coding sequence GTGCGACAATCGCAGAAAACAGAAACACAAGCTGACCGCTTGTCGAGGATAGGTTTGGAAAACCGAAAGTACACAAGGGCGCGTAGTACCGATTATGGTGAAGGTAAAGGTATGAGTGTCACTATCCAAGACTTAGTCTTGGATCGCAATAACCTTAATCAGGCTTATTTGCGAGTTAAGAGAAATAAAGGAGCGGCGGGTATTGACGATATGACTGTCAATGACCTTCTGCCCTACCTCAGGGAAAATAAAACGGAATTAATCACCAACCTACGTGAGGGCAATTATAAGCCAGCACCGGTTAAACGAGTGGAAATTCCCAAGCCCAACGGTGGAGTGAGAAAACTAGGGATACCAACGGTAGTGGACCGCCTGGTCCAACAAGCAGTTGCCCAGGTACTCACGCCCATCTTTGAGCGAGTTTTCTCTGACAATAGTTTTGGTTTCCGCCCTCATCGTGGAGCCCAAGACGCAATCGCAAAGGTAGTTAAGCTATATAATCAAGGTTATCGACGGGTAGTTGATTTAGACCTTAAGGCCTATTTTGATAATGTCAACCATGATTTGATGATTAAATACCTCCAACAATATATTGATGACCCATGGACACTAAGACTTATCCGTAAGTTTTTGACTAGCGGAATCTTGGACCACGGGCTGTTCGTTAGGAGCGACAAAGGAACTCCGCAAGGAGGACCACTATCGCCACTGCTAGCGAATATCTATTTAAATGAGTTGGATAAAGAGCTGACCAGACGTGGTCACCACTTTGTGCGCTACGCGGACGATTGTAACATCTATGTTAAAAGTCAGCGGGCCGGAGAACGAGTAATGCGTAGTATTACTCAGTTTCTTGAAAAGCGATTGAAAGTTAAAGTTAATCCAGATAAAACCAAAATTGGTAGTCCCTTGAGGTTGAAGTTTCTTGGCTTCTCACTCGGTGTAGACCGTAATGGTGCCTATGCCCGACCAGCCAAACAATCACAACAACGAGTAAAACAAGCATTGAGGCTTCTAACTAAGCGTAATCGGGGTGTTTCTCTTACCAAGATGTTTGAAGAAATCCACCAAAAGATGCGTGGCTGGCTTCAGTATTACTCAATTGGGAAGTTAGCCAATTTTATTCACCGCCTTGATCAATGGTTAAGAGCACGAATAAGACAATATATCTGGAAGCAATGGAAGAAATTCAAAACTAAAGTTGTACACCTACAGAAGTTAGGTTTGTCTTATCATGATGCGTTCGTCTTCGCTAGTACCCGAAAGGGTTACTGGCGAACTGCACACAGTAAGACACTAAATTATTCTCTAACAAATAGAAAACTGGAGCACCTTGGACTAATAAATATGTCCAAGACGCTCCAGTTAATTCAAAAGTGA
- a CDS encoding ATP-binding protein: protein MFARSFQLDQLRKSKCDSTIKIIFGIRRSGKSTLINQYQAWLKQDGISCRQIKTIDFEQDLNFFALNITTIVNKIKKSFIKEQVNYLFLDELESLPNYQQLVRQLVKLTNVDLYITGSDHQICKLAQQFPSQLIAVRPFRFHEFIDFHHQPADFTSLYHYLNRGGFPFVQNIRDDASVRNYSEDVLNTIILKGLMQHPGLVNPNLLKHLITFLAHHPGVPINVSQAVAALQERNIQVSNKTLASYLAFVQEGFLFTACPELNLTTGTVKKTNVQYFPVDPGLRCLLTNHQGALSATNLTMLVYNELTARGFQVYSGQKGRHPVTFIATRGTKRLFFQFNFSFLNQAAYDRAINGLRHLPATAERTLIIAKPGDHAWGKDEEFATIPLLDWLVNE, encoded by the coding sequence ATGTTCGCGCGTTCTTTTCAACTAGACCAATTAAGAAAAAGCAAATGTGATTCTACCATAAAAATTATTTTTGGTATTCGGCGAAGTGGGAAATCAACTTTAATCAACCAATACCAAGCCTGGCTCAAGCAGGATGGTATTTCTTGTCGACAAATTAAGACTATCGATTTTGAACAAGATTTAAACTTTTTTGCCCTTAACATCACCACAATAGTAAACAAGATCAAAAAAAGCTTTATCAAAGAACAAGTAAATTACCTTTTCCTTGATGAATTGGAAAGCTTGCCTAATTACCAGCAGCTTGTCCGACAGCTGGTTAAGCTTACCAATGTTGACTTATATATTACGGGTTCTGACCACCAAATCTGTAAGTTAGCTCAACAGTTTCCTTCCCAATTAATTGCCGTCCGCCCATTCAGGTTTCACGAGTTCATTGACTTCCACCACCAGCCAGCGGATTTTACCTCCCTTTACCATTACCTCAACCGGGGCGGTTTCCCCTTTGTGCAAAACATTCGTGATGATGCTTCTGTGCGTAACTACAGTGAAGACGTCTTGAATACGATTATTCTTAAAGGACTGATGCAACACCCCGGATTAGTTAACCCCAATCTTTTAAAACACCTGATTACTTTTTTAGCTCACCACCCTGGTGTTCCCATCAACGTCTCACAGGCGGTTGCTGCGCTACAAGAGCGTAACATTCAAGTCTCAAATAAGACCTTGGCATCATACCTTGCATTCGTTCAAGAAGGTTTTCTCTTCACCGCCTGCCCGGAATTAAACTTGACTACTGGAACTGTCAAGAAAACAAACGTCCAGTACTTTCCTGTTGACCCCGGTCTCCGTTGTTTACTTACTAACCACCAGGGGGCATTATCAGCGACTAATCTGACGATGCTTGTCTATAATGAATTAACGGCGCGTGGTTTCCAGGTTTATAGTGGTCAAAAGGGACGCCATCCGGTTACCTTTATTGCCACTCGCGGTACCAAGCGGCTCTTTTTTCAATTCAACTTTTCCTTCCTCAACCAAGCTGCATACGACAGGGCGATCAATGGTTTACGTCACCTTCCCGCCACAGCAGAACGGACGTTAATCATTGCCAAACCCGGCGATCACGCCTGGGGAAAAGACGAGGAGTTTGCTACAATTCCCCTCCTCGACTGGCTTGTTAACGAATAG
- a CDS encoding DUF1819 family protein, giving the protein MTQNYNAGITSYALWFSEFKLGVSMYQEGNTLDDIKQASDNNNVFEMPSRNRAKRASRNLTKRLKALPENIINQFEFLDVNNQKLVALLSMMLTNRLLNEFVYEVYRNEIILGDKVLEEREMIEFITRKQMESEQIAKWTNETSKRVRGSLKTILRDAGLLKREKNIDIVLQPFIDLHLAKLMKQDHLNKELTALGGQG; this is encoded by the coding sequence ATGACACAAAATTACAATGCAGGAATAACCTCATATGCGTTGTGGTTCAGTGAATTTAAATTAGGTGTTTCTATGTATCAAGAAGGTAACACACTTGATGATATTAAACAGGCTAGCGATAATAACAATGTCTTTGAAATGCCATCACGTAATCGTGCTAAACGAGCATCACGAAATTTAACTAAACGCTTAAAGGCTCTACCTGAAAATATAATTAATCAGTTTGAATTTTTGGATGTCAACAATCAAAAACTAGTAGCTTTGTTATCGATGATGTTAACTAATCGATTACTAAATGAGTTTGTTTATGAGGTTTACCGCAATGAGATTATTCTTGGAGACAAGGTCCTGGAAGAACGTGAAATGATTGAGTTCATAACTAGAAAACAAATGGAAAGTGAACAAATTGCTAAGTGGACAAATGAAACATCCAAAAGGGTTCGAGGTAGCTTAAAAACTATTTTACGTGATGCAGGATTGCTAAAACGTGAAAAGAATATTGATATTGTCCTTCAACCATTTATTGATCTTCACCTAGCTAAATTAATGAAGCAAGACCACTTAAATAAGGAGTTAACCGCATTAGGAGGGCAAGGCTGA
- a CDS encoding triose-phosphate isomerase, which translates to MLKEQSIAPDFIVPKLVDLVVQTSVTGRKIRIANCCWIPLLTMPIEQAHEQLHKMLRDLVKPVLVIDEGNLRLSAVDFASFLRRHLMTVLARISADQLHRMVIVYQPRWAAEYRLPADTQRIRIAHRQIRDVLATVYEPAIATQVAIFYGGFLFKDELSNVMNDDNVNGVVVGNGKQV; encoded by the coding sequence ATGCTGAAGGAGCAAAGCATTGCACCTGATTTTATAGTACCGAAGTTGGTTGACCTTGTTGTCCAAACAAGCGTTACTGGTCGGAAGATAAGGATTGCTAATTGCTGCTGGATTCCGTTACTCACTATGCCGATAGAACAGGCTCACGAGCAATTGCACAAAATGTTGAGGGACCTTGTGAAACCAGTCTTGGTAATTGACGAGGGAAACTTACGATTAAGTGCAGTGGACTTTGCGAGCTTCCTGCGGCGTCATTTGATGACTGTGTTAGCCAGGATCAGTGCTGATCAGCTGCATCGAATGGTGATTGTTTACCAGCCGCGCTGGGCTGCGGAATATCGCCTGCCTGCTGATACGCAGCGAATTCGTATCGCCCACCGACAAATTCGGGATGTACTTGCGACCGTTTATGAACCTGCCATCGCTACCCAGGTAGCAATCTTTTATGGTGGCTTCCTCTTTAAAGATGAATTATCAAATGTTATGAATGATGACAACGTTAATGGTGTCGTGGTGGGAAATGGAAAGCAAGTATAA
- a CDS encoding IS982 family transposase, translating into MNLLKSNHYCHHLQVNFAQLNRTCHRWYKLYAPKKLVQRPNINQVKVDDSTLIALLICQTQLGIESQRRFCMILVSSISRSRFNRRTRQLLPLLSLIRRKLNQDVDLHGQFLIIDSFPVPVCHPVRNYRAKIFRGSTDIGYNATKKQYYYGFKVHMIVSSDGYLLNYIVTKASVHDSKVAEELILNTMPLEHFLLADVGYVSRQLHTDLVSDGYELWTPFRQNMAGAKKHNSRILKAIRRTIETDFSLLKYYNAENNRARSLAGFQERLEVAILASNMEYCLEKFH; encoded by the coding sequence TTGAACCTTCTTAAGTCTAACCACTATTGCCATCATTTACAAGTTAATTTTGCTCAATTAAACCGTACCTGCCATCGCTGGTATAAGCTTTATGCACCTAAAAAGCTCGTTCAACGACCGAACATCAACCAAGTTAAAGTTGATGATAGTACCCTAATAGCCCTTCTGATTTGCCAAACTCAGTTAGGAATCGAATCGCAACGACGCTTTTGTATGATCTTGGTGAGCTCCATTTCTCGGTCACGTTTCAACCGTCGCACTCGCCAATTACTACCGTTACTCAGTTTAATTAGGCGAAAGCTAAACCAAGATGTTGATTTACATGGACAATTCCTAATTATTGATAGCTTTCCAGTACCAGTTTGTCATCCAGTTCGCAATTATCGAGCCAAGATTTTTCGGGGAAGTACTGATATTGGCTATAACGCTACGAAAAAACAGTATTACTATGGGTTTAAAGTCCACATGATTGTTAGTAGTGATGGTTACTTGCTCAACTACATCGTTACTAAAGCTTCTGTCCATGATAGTAAGGTCGCCGAAGAATTAATCTTAAACACTATGCCACTTGAGCACTTTTTATTAGCAGATGTTGGCTATGTTAGCCGTCAGCTTCATACCGACCTAGTTAGTGATGGCTATGAGCTTTGGACTCCATTTCGTCAAAACATGGCTGGCGCTAAGAAGCATAATTCACGAATCCTAAAAGCAATTCGCCGAACGATTGAGACCGACTTTTCGTTATTAAAATACTATAATGCCGAAAATAATCGTGCGCGAAGTTTAGCAGGCTTTCAAGAACGGTTAGAAGTGGCAATTTTAGCATCTAATATGGAGTATTGTCTAGAAAAGTTTCACTAG
- a CDS encoding DUF1788 domain-containing protein: MGEDEQLHFEKLIQKIQEPDFQRNQGLSNEVGYYIYPYNVADTPKVRANLDDLTKSETAMKINLKVFDLYDIMLDSIHKLKGIADDDPFRILAKMEKQSGIDQVAQQINNLMRMDENHNDVVRYVQDHIDDQHCVIFITGVGKVYPLIRAHKVLNTMHQVLDKNPVVMFYPGKYNEQNLQIFGEANDQNYYRAFSI, from the coding sequence ATGGGTGAAGATGAGCAATTACATTTTGAAAAATTGATTCAGAAAATTCAAGAACCTGATTTTCAACGTAATCAAGGGTTGTCAAATGAAGTTGGGTACTATATTTACCCGTACAATGTTGCAGATACACCTAAAGTGCGTGCAAATTTAGATGACCTTACTAAGTCTGAAACAGCAATGAAAATTAACCTAAAAGTATTTGATTTGTATGACATTATGCTGGATAGCATTCACAAATTAAAAGGGATAGCAGATGATGACCCATTTCGGATTTTAGCTAAAATGGAAAAGCAAAGCGGAATCGATCAAGTAGCTCAGCAAATTAATAACTTGATGCGAATGGATGAAAACCATAATGATGTTGTTAGGTATGTCCAGGATCACATTGATGATCAGCATTGTGTGATTTTCATAACTGGTGTTGGGAAGGTTTACCCGCTGATTAGAGCGCACAAAGTGTTAAATACAATGCATCAAGTGTTGGATAAAAATCCAGTTGTGATGTTTTATCCCGGTAAGTATAATGAACAAAATTTACAAATTTTTGGTGAAGCTAACGACCAAAATTATTATCGTGCATTTTCAATTTAG
- the brxC gene encoding BREX system P-loop protein BrxC: MIIKDIFAKDINRNIRGVIKIGQEAETIKKQELEEYVVTDELQSHFKRFFSAYVNSINRPTDATGVWISGFFGSGKSHFLKILSYLLDNSMVAGKRPIDYFRDDSKIKDPDTIQLIEQSEQVPTDVVLFNIDAKADANAAADKSAILTVFLRVFNEKLGYDSNPSVANLERWLDDHGQYQAFKDAFYKASGSHWVDVRNSFSFIKNSVKEALVQSGSMTEGNAADYLSNMGNFTINPEEFAGMVKKYLDKKGNNHHIIFLADEVGQFIGDNGDRMLNLQTIVEQLQTQCAGQAWVVVTSQQQIDEVTANFTNQKREDLSKIQGRFNTMINMSSANANEVIQKRLLAKKPMASDQLAAIFEENHYNINNKINFSDQVSRKKYADDNDFITNYPFIPYQFDLLKDVLGAVRKHGAEGKHMSDGERSLLATFQAATVTYEDDKVGRLVPFSAFFRGMYEFLSHDHQVVFTNAEGNDAVCPNGNHDTLAMQVLEVLFMVKYLDNFPATLENITTLLIDGIFTDREDLTSKVKKALELLISQKYVQLNVETYEFLTDKEQDVNEAINSYEVDDTYIINKIGGYLIGDKYLSDRYVPKHMGNQYVFNFNIYIDGSAYGRSNNNQSLRIVTPLNPAGEEQYRMTAQSGSTVVLVLPDNNSYISNFRRAGQIEQYIQKSAGNFDNQEGAIRLGKMDERKKLEKAADRALLNDLNNSTIYVMNDILDDNTDITSRLSNAYQEVIDSSYRNLSYLTAIKDEKDVLHLLKGTGEEANTIIDDNQQAVQAVIDYLMMKTNQGMQALSMENIRDHFNEIPFGYNDEDIAWLVAKAFKDGKVKLAFNNAPISISDAANNAQLITGYLTKKQQVRKLTLQIVREVPGKQRKAARDFVKDILHKRSILADNDSTEQLAAKIVTTTKEKINELNGFDAFPQGPGKALIDQGVELLKPIANSGNNSERIYGLIDKHLDELEDWLEDMDDNGISDFYHSDTQKSVWRRSLDYMDRYNLAKGFIDSDNAVHKTAQTIKESLKKQNISRVIPQLEALNQDFATQFNDLVDELYRQYQDKSENYSQLLKQRLADANFPEQTANKLQQRIQDRITRDNQIAEQKSNDGKYTELNDQIQLLRRDTDQLQRKIDETSQQIARDLRRKQELAEQATEYDSNERPHPVKSIPHEVVHTKRVKTIKISDLEGQAWRITSDSDLDSYINQLKQSLQREIDLNDIVNVDFK; encoded by the coding sequence ATGATTATTAAAGATATTTTTGCAAAAGACATTAATCGAAATATTCGTGGGGTCATTAAGATTGGCCAAGAAGCTGAAACCATAAAAAAACAAGAGCTCGAAGAATACGTGGTAACTGATGAACTTCAGTCTCACTTTAAAAGATTCTTTTCAGCTTATGTTAATAGTATTAATCGGCCAACTGATGCAACTGGTGTTTGGATTAGCGGTTTCTTTGGATCCGGTAAATCTCATTTCCTTAAGATCTTGTCTTACCTACTAGACAATTCTATGGTGGCTGGGAAGCGGCCAATTGATTATTTCAGGGATGATAGCAAAATTAAGGATCCGGACACTATCCAGCTAATTGAACAATCAGAGCAAGTTCCGACCGATGTTGTCTTATTTAACATTGATGCTAAAGCGGATGCTAATGCAGCGGCAGATAAGTCGGCTATTCTCACTGTTTTTCTTCGAGTCTTTAATGAAAAACTGGGATATGATTCTAATCCGTCTGTGGCTAATCTAGAACGTTGGCTAGATGATCATGGTCAGTATCAGGCGTTTAAGGACGCTTTTTACAAAGCTTCTGGCAGTCACTGGGTTGATGTTCGTAATAGTTTTAGTTTTATCAAAAATAGTGTTAAAGAAGCCTTAGTGCAATCCGGATCGATGACTGAAGGTAATGCTGCCGATTATTTATCTAATATGGGAAACTTCACGATTAATCCTGAAGAGTTTGCGGGAATGGTTAAGAAGTACCTTGATAAGAAGGGCAATAATCATCATATTATCTTTTTGGCCGATGAAGTAGGACAGTTCATCGGCGATAATGGGGACCGGATGTTAAACCTACAAACCATTGTTGAACAACTTCAAACACAATGTGCTGGCCAAGCATGGGTTGTAGTAACTTCCCAGCAACAAATTGATGAGGTTACTGCTAACTTTACTAATCAAAAGCGTGAAGACCTTTCAAAGATTCAGGGACGTTTTAACACAATGATTAACATGTCATCCGCTAATGCCAATGAAGTTATTCAGAAACGATTATTGGCTAAGAAGCCAATGGCAAGTGATCAGTTAGCAGCTATTTTTGAAGAAAATCATTACAACATTAATAACAAGATTAATTTTAGCGATCAGGTCAGTCGTAAGAAATATGCAGACGATAATGACTTTATTACAAATTATCCGTTTATCCCCTATCAGTTTGACCTTCTTAAGGATGTATTAGGAGCAGTTAGAAAACATGGGGCAGAAGGTAAGCATATGTCAGATGGCGAGCGTTCGTTGCTTGCTACTTTTCAGGCAGCAACAGTTACCTATGAAGATGATAAAGTTGGTCGCTTAGTGCCCTTTTCTGCTTTTTTTAGGGGAATGTATGAATTCTTAAGTCATGATCATCAAGTAGTATTTACCAATGCTGAGGGTAACGATGCCGTTTGCCCAAATGGTAATCATGATACTTTAGCTATGCAAGTTCTTGAAGTTCTGTTCATGGTTAAATATCTTGATAATTTCCCCGCAACATTAGAAAATATTACCACGTTATTGATTGATGGAATTTTTACTGATCGTGAAGACCTAACGTCTAAGGTAAAAAAGGCATTAGAACTTTTGATTTCTCAAAAATACGTTCAGTTGAATGTCGAAACATATGAATTTTTAACTGATAAAGAACAGGATGTCAACGAAGCAATTAATAGTTACGAAGTTGATGATACCTACATCATTAATAAGATTGGTGGATATCTAATTGGTGACAAGTACCTGAGTGATCGTTATGTGCCAAAGCATATGGGTAACCAATATGTATTTAACTTTAATATTTATATTGATGGATCGGCATACGGGAGATCTAATAACAATCAAAGTTTACGGATCGTTACGCCGTTAAACCCAGCTGGCGAAGAGCAATATCGCATGACTGCCCAAAGTGGCAGTACTGTTGTGCTTGTCCTACCAGACAACAACAGCTACATCTCTAATTTTCGCCGTGCCGGGCAGATTGAACAATACATTCAAAAGTCTGCTGGAAACTTTGATAATCAAGAAGGTGCTATCCGTTTAGGCAAAATGGATGAGCGAAAGAAGCTGGAAAAAGCTGCCGATAGAGCCCTCTTAAATGATTTAAATAACTCTACTATCTACGTCATGAATGACATTCTGGATGATAATACCGATATTACAAGCCGGTTAAGTAATGCTTATCAAGAAGTCATTGATTCTAGTTACCGCAACTTGAGTTATCTGACCGCGATTAAGGATGAAAAAGACGTACTTCACCTGTTAAAAGGTACCGGTGAAGAGGCAAATACGATAATTGATGACAATCAACAAGCGGTTCAGGCAGTGATTGATTACCTGATGATGAAAACTAATCAGGGAATGCAAGCACTGTCGATGGAAAACATCCGTGATCACTTTAATGAAATTCCGTTTGGATATAATGACGAAGATATTGCTTGGTTGGTAGCGAAGGCATTTAAAGACGGCAAGGTTAAATTAGCATTTAATAATGCTCCGATTTCTATTAGCGATGCGGCTAATAATGCTCAATTAATTACTGGCTACTTAACGAAAAAACAGCAAGTAAGAAAGCTAACCTTGCAAATTGTCCGGGAAGTTCCAGGAAAACAGAGGAAAGCTGCACGTGATTTTGTGAAGGATATTTTACACAAGCGCAGCATTCTTGCTGATAATGATTCGACTGAGCAGTTGGCAGCTAAAATTGTTACCACTACTAAAGAAAAAATCAATGAACTAAATGGCTTTGATGCCTTCCCTCAGGGCCCAGGGAAAGCCTTGATTGATCAGGGGGTAGAATTGTTAAAACCAATCGCCAATTCAGGTAATAATAGTGAACGAATATATGGCTTGATTGATAAACACCTAGATGAGTTAGAAGATTGGCTAGAAGACATGGATGATAATGGTATCTCTGATTTCTATCATTCTGATACTCAGAAATCGGTTTGGCGGAGATCGTTGGACTACATGGATAGATATAACCTAGCAAAGGGATTTATTGATTCTGATAATGCTGTTCATAAAACTGCACAAACCATTAAGGAAAGCCTTAAGAAGCAAAATATTAGTCGGGTCATTCCTCAACTAGAAGCCTTGAATCAGGATTTTGCTACCCAATTTAATGATTTAGTTGATGAGTTGTATCGTCAATACCAGGACAAGAGTGAAAATTACTCGCAATTGCTGAAACAACGTTTAGCAGACGCTAATTTTCCAGAGCAAACTGCTAACAAACTTCAGCAGCGGATTCAGGATAGAATTACAAGAGATAACCAAATTGCTGAGCAAAAGAGTAATGATGGCAAGTACACCGAATTAAATGATCAAATCCAGTTGCTGAGACGAGATACGGACCAATTACAACGGAAAATTGACGAAACTAGTCAACAAATTGCTCGAGATTTACGCCGTAAGCAAGAATTGGCAGAACAAGCAACGGAATATGATTCTAATGAGCGGCCTCATCCGGTTAAAAGCATCCCCCATGAAGTAGTTCATACTAAACGGGTAAAGACAATTAAGATTAGTGATCTTGAAGGACAAGCATGGCGAATTACTAGTGATAGTGATTTGGATAGCTATATTAACCAGTTAAAGCAGTCCTTACAACGTGAAATAGATTTAAACGATATTGTGAATGTTGATTTTAAGTAG